Proteins from a genomic interval of Polaribacter sejongensis:
- the gmd gene encoding GDP-mannose 4,6-dehydratase, whose translation MKVALITGITGQDGSYLAELLLEKGYIVHGIKRRSSLFNTNRIDHLYQDPHDPDQRLKLHYGDLTDAMNLTRIIQECQPDEIYNLGAMSHVAVSFDTPEYVGNVDGLGTLRILEAVRILGLEKKTRIYQASTSELYGGMPENKNERGFYDELSPFYPRSPYGVAKIYGFWITKNYREAYDMFACNGILFNHESPRRGETFVTRKITRAVAKIALGLQEKVFLGNLEAKRDWGHAKDYVRMMWMILQADTPEDWVIATGVTTTVRDFVRLAFKEVGIEVEFKGEGVEEKAYVTACNHKDFQIEIGKEVLSVDPSYFRPTEVDLLIGDPSKAKNKLGWVPEHDLASLVKDMMQGDVAIMKKDVVLLKAGHEILKQAE comes from the coding sequence ATGAAAGTAGCATTAATTACAGGGATTACAGGGCAAGATGGCTCATATTTAGCAGAATTATTATTAGAAAAAGGATATATCGTACATGGTATCAAGAGAAGATCATCTTTGTTTAATACAAACAGAATAGATCACTTGTACCAAGATCCACACGATCCTGATCAAAGATTAAAATTACACTATGGTGATTTAACCGATGCGATGAATTTAACGCGTATCATTCAAGAATGTCAACCAGATGAAATTTATAATTTAGGAGCAATGTCTCATGTTGCCGTTTCTTTTGATACTCCAGAGTATGTTGGTAATGTTGATGGATTAGGTACTTTACGTATTTTAGAAGCAGTAAGAATTTTAGGTTTAGAAAAGAAAACAAGAATTTATCAAGCGTCTACTTCAGAACTATATGGAGGTATGCCAGAGAATAAAAATGAAAGAGGTTTTTATGATGAACTGTCTCCTTTTTACCCTCGTTCTCCTTATGGAGTAGCAAAAATATACGGTTTTTGGATCACTAAAAACTATCGTGAAGCGTATGACATGTTTGCTTGTAATGGTATTTTATTCAACCATGAATCTCCAAGAAGAGGGGAAACTTTTGTAACAAGAAAAATTACACGTGCTGTGGCAAAAATTGCATTAGGCTTACAAGAAAAAGTGTTTTTAGGAAACTTAGAAGCAAAAAGAGATTGGGGACATGCAAAAGATTATGTTCGTATGATGTGGATGATCTTACAAGCTGATACACCAGAAGATTGGGTAATTGCTACAGGAGTAACTACAACAGTAAGAGATTTTGTACGTTTAGCTTTTAAGGAAGTTGGTATCGAGGTAGAATTTAAAGGAGAAGGAGTTGAAGAAAAAGCATATGTTACAGCATGTAATCATAAAGATTTTCAAATAGAAATTGGAAAAGAAGTCTTATCTGTAGATCCTTCTTATTTCCGTCCAACAGAAGTGGATTTATTAATTGGAGACCCTTCTAAAGCAAAAAATAAATTAGGATGGGTACCAGAGCATGACTTAGCTTCTTTGGTAAAAGATATGATGCAAGGGGATGTTGCAATTATGAAAAAAGATGTTGTTCTACTAAAAGCAGGACATGAAATTTTAAAACAAGCTGAGTAG
- a CDS encoding four helix bundle protein, which produces MECKLEVWKLAHQLTLDVYQVSNNFPSSEKFGLTNQVRRSSSSVPTNIIEGQGRQYKKEFIQFLYIAKGSLEEANYQLFLAKDLGYISNEEYVKLFDLCTRIKMMLYKLIKSLK; this is translated from the coding sequence ATGGAATGTAAACTAGAAGTTTGGAAACTAGCACATCAATTAACCCTTGATGTATACCAAGTTTCAAATAACTTTCCTTCATCAGAAAAATTTGGGTTAACCAATCAAGTAAGAAGAAGTTCTAGTAGTGTTCCAACAAATATAATAGAAGGGCAAGGGAGGCAGTATAAAAAGGAGTTTATTCAATTTTTATATATTGCGAAAGGCTCTTTGGAAGAAGCTAATTATCAATTATTTTTGGCAAAAGATTTAGGATACATTTCTAATGAAGAATATGTGAAATTATTTGATCTTTGCACGAGAATTAAGATGATGCTGTATAAATTAATAAAATCACTAAAGTGA
- a CDS encoding GDP-L-fucose synthase family protein, translating into MKKDTKIYIAGHRGMVGSAVWRTLEKKGYTNLIGRSSKDLDLKNQEAVLDFYQTEKPEVVIDAAAKVGGILANNNFPYQFLMENMQIQNNLIDSALKSGIEKFIFLGSSCIYPKFAPQPLKEEYLLTDSLEPTNEWYAIAKITGVKACEAIRKQFQKDYVSLMPTNLYGTHDNFDLKSSHVLPAMIRKFHEAKMNNNSDVTLWGSGTPMREFLFVDDMAEAVVYALENELPEYLYNIGTGEDLTIKELAETIQEVTGHQGTIVWDADKPDGTPRKLMDISKMHNLGWKHKVDLKQGIEKTYTWFLENIENFKEVKL; encoded by the coding sequence ATGAAAAAAGATACTAAAATATATATTGCTGGTCATAGAGGTATGGTGGGTTCTGCTGTGTGGAGAACTTTAGAAAAAAAGGGATATACAAATTTAATAGGCAGATCTAGCAAAGACTTAGATTTAAAAAATCAGGAAGCTGTACTTGATTTTTATCAAACAGAAAAACCTGAAGTTGTGATTGATGCAGCTGCAAAGGTTGGTGGTATTTTGGCCAATAATAATTTTCCGTATCAATTTTTGATGGAAAATATGCAAATTCAAAACAATTTAATTGATAGTGCTTTAAAATCTGGAATTGAGAAGTTTATATTTTTAGGGAGTTCTTGTATCTATCCTAAGTTTGCTCCACAGCCTTTAAAAGAAGAATACTTGTTGACTGATTCTTTAGAACCGACCAATGAATGGTATGCGATTGCGAAAATAACAGGTGTAAAAGCATGTGAGGCAATTAGAAAGCAATTTCAGAAAGATTATGTAAGCTTAATGCCTACAAATTTATATGGTACACATGATAATTTTGATTTAAAGTCATCACATGTGTTACCTGCCATGATTCGTAAATTTCATGAGGCAAAAATGAATAACAATTCAGATGTTACCTTATGGGGAAGCGGAACGCCAATGCGTGAATTTTTGTTTGTAGATGACATGGCAGAAGCTGTGGTATATGCTTTAGAAAACGAATTACCAGAATACCTATACAATATAGGTACAGGTGAAGATTTGACGATAAAAGAATTAGCAGAAACGATTCAAGAAGTAACAGGGCATCAAGGAACGATTGTTTGGGATGCTGATAAACCAGACGGAACGCCAAGAAAACTGATGGACATTTCTAAAATGCACAACTTAGGATGGAAGCATAAAGTTGATTTGAAACAAGGAATTGAAAAAACGTATACTTGGTTTTTAGAAAATATAGAAAATTTTAAAGAAGTCAAGCTTTAA
- a CDS encoding UDP-glucose dehydrogenase family protein — protein sequence MNIAIVGSGYVGLVSGTCFAEMGNKVTCVDIDQKKIQKLEEGIIPIFEPGLEQMVLKNVKNKNLFFTTKLGEAISDAEIVFIAVGTPMGDDGSADLQYVLAVAKSIGETMQKRLIVVDKSTVPIGTADKVKATIQAELDKRESDLEFSVVSNPEFLKEGAAIDDFMKPDRVVIGADSDYAFDLMKQLYSPFFRTHDRFITMDIRSAEMTKYAANTMLATKISFMNEIANICERVGADANMVRIGIGSDKRIGYSFIYPGAGYGGSCFPKDVKALKKIAEENGYKANLIESVENVNDAQKLVIAHKIVKRFGEDLSGMTFGLWGLAFKPGTDDMREAPAIYIVKELEKRGAKVKAYDPKAIEEAKEFYLKDAKNITYCSSKYEVLQGSDALILLTEWKEFRSPDFVEIKQQLKNPIIFDGRNQYNAFNLEEKGFEYFQIGK from the coding sequence ATGAATATTGCTATAGTTGGTTCTGGTTATGTTGGTTTAGTATCTGGTACTTGTTTCGCAGAAATGGGAAACAAAGTTACTTGTGTAGATATAGATCAGAAGAAAATTCAAAAATTAGAGGAAGGAATTATTCCTATTTTTGAACCAGGTTTAGAACAAATGGTTTTAAAAAATGTAAAGAATAAAAACTTGTTTTTTACAACAAAACTAGGAGAAGCTATTAGTGATGCAGAAATTGTTTTTATTGCTGTTGGTACCCCAATGGGCGATGATGGCTCTGCAGATTTACAATATGTTTTAGCAGTCGCAAAGTCTATTGGAGAAACTATGCAGAAAAGATTGATCGTAGTAGATAAATCTACAGTGCCAATTGGAACAGCAGACAAAGTAAAAGCAACTATTCAGGCAGAATTAGATAAAAGAGAATCAGATTTAGAGTTTAGCGTTGTCTCTAATCCAGAGTTTTTAAAAGAAGGAGCAGCTATAGATGATTTTATGAAGCCTGATAGAGTAGTTATCGGTGCAGATTCTGACTATGCTTTTGATTTAATGAAGCAATTATATTCTCCTTTCTTTAGAACCCATGATCGTTTTATAACGATGGATATTCGTTCTGCAGAAATGACAAAATATGCTGCAAATACAATGTTAGCGACAAAAATTTCATTTATGAATGAGATTGCAAATATTTGTGAAAGAGTAGGCGCAGATGCAAATATGGTGCGTATCGGTATTGGTTCAGACAAACGTATTGGGTATAGTTTTATTTATCCAGGTGCAGGTTATGGAGGTTCTTGTTTTCCTAAAGATGTAAAAGCTTTAAAGAAAATTGCAGAAGAAAACGGTTATAAAGCAAACTTAATCGAGTCTGTAGAGAATGTTAATGATGCTCAGAAATTAGTGATTGCACATAAAATTGTAAAACGATTTGGAGAAGACTTATCAGGTATGACTTTTGGTTTATGGGGATTGGCCTTTAAACCGGGTACCGATGATATGAGAGAGGCTCCAGCTATTTATATTGTAAAAGAATTAGAGAAAAGAGGTGCAAAAGTGAAGGCTTATGATCCTAAAGCGATAGAAGAAGCGAAAGAATTTTATTTAAAAGACGCTAAAAACATTACGTATTGTAGTTCTAAGTACGAAGTTTTACAAGGTTCGGATGCATTAATTTTATTAACAGAATGGAAAGAATTCCGTTCTCCAGATTTTGTAGAAATAAAGCAACAATTAAAGAATCCTATTATTTTTGATGGAAGAAATCAGTACAATGCTTTCAATTTAGAAGAAAAAGGATTTGAGTATTTTCAAATAGGGAAATAA
- a CDS encoding adenylyltransferase/cytidyltransferase family protein, which produces MKKLIIVSGYFNPIHKGHLEYFNNAKALADELFVIVNSDLQRGLKGSKEFQKEEERLFIVENIKSVDKAMVSVDKDRTVCASIRAIHEKYGKEYQIGFANGGDQDNNSIPEVPVCKELHIDLIDGLGDKIQSSSWLLKNN; this is translated from the coding sequence ATGAAAAAACTTATTATAGTATCAGGATATTTTAATCCAATTCACAAAGGACATCTAGAGTATTTTAACAATGCAAAAGCGTTGGCAGATGAATTGTTTGTAATTGTTAATAGTGATCTTCAAAGAGGGTTAAAAGGCTCTAAAGAATTTCAGAAAGAAGAAGAGCGCTTATTTATTGTAGAGAATATTAAATCTGTAGATAAAGCAATGGTTTCTGTTGACAAGGATAGAACTGTTTGTGCGTCTATACGTGCTATTCATGAAAAGTATGGAAAAGAGTATCAAATAGGTTTTGCCAATGGAGGAGACCAAGACAATAACTCTATTCCTGAAGTACCTGTTTGTAAAGAATTACATATTGACTTGATTGATGGTTTGGGAGATAAAATACAATCATCTTCGTGGTTGTTAAAAAATAATTAG
- a CDS encoding adenylyltransferase/cytidyltransferase family protein gives MKVGITFSAFDLFHAGHVKMLEDAKEQCDYLICGIQTDPTLDRPEKNMPVQSVVERYIQLKGCRFVDEIVPYATEQDLEDILRSFKLDVRIIGDEYASKQFTGRKYCEEKGIDLYFNKREHRFSSSGLRKEVQEKENLKKKEK, from the coding sequence ATGAAAGTAGGAATTACCTTTAGTGCTTTTGATTTATTCCATGCAGGACATGTGAAAATGTTAGAAGACGCAAAAGAACAATGTGATTATTTAATTTGTGGTATACAGACAGATCCTACTTTAGATCGTCCAGAAAAGAATATGCCAGTACAATCTGTTGTTGAAAGATACATTCAATTAAAAGGTTGTCGCTTTGTAGATGAAATTGTTCCTTATGCAACAGAACAAGATTTAGAGGATATTTTAAGGTCTTTTAAACTTGATGTTCGTATTATTGGTGATGAGTATGCTAGCAAACAATTTACAGGTAGAAAGTATTGCGAAGAAAAAGGAATCGACTTGTACTTTAATAAAAGAGAGCACCGTTTTTCTAGTAGTGGACTACGTAAAGAAGTTCAAGAAAAAGAGAATTTAAAAAAGAAAGAGAAATAA
- a CDS encoding Gfo/Idh/MocA family oxidoreductase, which produces MKNFALIGAAGYIAPRHLKAIKETDNQLIAALDKFDSVGVMDSFFPKADFFVEFERFDRHIEKLKRGGTHLDYVSICTPNYLHDSHIRMALRRGADAICEKPLVLNPWNVDALKDIERESGQKIHTILQLRLHPSIIALKNKVASENKAGKYDVDLTYITSRGKWYDISWKGDESKSGGIATNIGVHFYDMLSWIFGEVQENIVHLREKDKSAGYLEFKNARVRWFLSINEDDLPQEIKEKGQRTFRSITIDNQELEFSAGFTDLHTTSYQEILKGNGFGLQDSEESIKIVHNIRNAAISTMGEKHLFVK; this is translated from the coding sequence ATGAAGAATTTTGCATTAATTGGTGCTGCAGGATATATTGCACCAAGACATTTAAAAGCGATTAAAGAAACCGATAATCAACTAATTGCGGCTTTAGATAAGTTTGATAGTGTAGGAGTAATGGATAGTTTTTTTCCAAAAGCAGATTTTTTTGTAGAGTTTGAGCGATTTGATCGTCATATAGAAAAATTAAAAAGAGGAGGAACGCATTTAGATTATGTAAGTATTTGTACACCTAATTATTTGCACGATTCTCATATTAGAATGGCTTTAAGAAGAGGTGCGGATGCTATTTGTGAAAAACCGTTGGTTTTAAATCCTTGGAATGTTGATGCTTTAAAAGATATAGAAAGAGAATCTGGTCAGAAAATACATACCATTTTACAATTAAGATTGCATCCAAGTATTATTGCTTTAAAAAACAAAGTTGCTTCAGAAAATAAAGCAGGAAAATACGATGTAGATTTAACGTATATCACTTCTAGAGGAAAGTGGTATGACATTTCTTGGAAAGGAGATGAGAGTAAATCTGGAGGAATTGCTACAAATATTGGAGTCCATTTTTACGACATGTTGTCTTGGATTTTTGGCGAAGTACAAGAAAACATAGTACATCTTAGGGAAAAAGATAAATCTGCAGGATATTTAGAATTTAAAAATGCTAGAGTACGCTGGTTTTTATCAATAAATGAAGATGATTTACCGCAAGAAATTAAAGAAAAAGGACAAAGAACTTTTAGATCTATTACTATTGATAACCAAGAATTAGAGTTTAGTGCTGGTTTTACAGATTTACACACTACAAGTTATCAAGAAATACTAAAAGGAAATGGTTTTGGACTTCAAGATTCCGAGGAGTCTATTAAGATTGTTCACAATATTAGAAATGCTGCTATTAGTACAATGGGTGAAAAACATCTGTTTGTTAAGTAG
- a CDS encoding nucleotide sugar dehydrogenase yields the protein MSKIKIGIIGLGYVGLPLARLFATKFSVVGFDINQPRIEELKLGQDNTREVSKELLLEVINEENSDEKGLFFASNLEELRACNYFIVTVPTPVDKNNRPVLTPLVKASETVGSVMKKGDIVIYESTVYPGATEEDCVPILERVSGLVFNKDFFVGYSPERINPGDKKHTVEKILKVTSGSTKEVGEKVNDLYASVITAGTHLAPTIKVAEAAKVIENSQRDINIAFVNELAKIFGLMNINTQDVLEAAGTKWNFLPFKPGLVGGHCIGVDPYYLAQKAQEYGYHPEIILAGRRVNDGMGRYVASEVAKLMIQRDMEVKGAEILVLGITFKENCPDVRNTKAVDLIYELKEYGANVTIFDPHANESEVQREYQLESSIVLPKKKFDAVILVVAHKEFLKLDFTELKKEKSIVYDVKNFLDSKLVDKSL from the coding sequence ATGAGTAAAATTAAAATAGGTATTATTGGTTTAGGCTATGTAGGCTTGCCATTAGCTAGACTTTTTGCAACAAAATTTTCTGTTGTTGGTTTTGATATTAATCAGCCTAGAATAGAAGAATTAAAATTAGGGCAAGACAATACAAGAGAAGTTTCTAAAGAGTTGTTGTTAGAGGTTATAAATGAAGAGAATTCAGATGAAAAAGGATTGTTTTTTGCATCTAATTTAGAGGAGTTAAGAGCTTGCAATTATTTTATTGTTACGGTTCCTACGCCAGTAGATAAAAATAACAGACCTGTTTTAACGCCTTTAGTAAAAGCGAGTGAAACAGTGGGGAGTGTAATGAAAAAAGGCGATATCGTTATTTATGAATCTACAGTTTATCCTGGTGCAACAGAAGAAGATTGTGTGCCAATTTTAGAAAGGGTATCTGGTTTAGTTTTTAATAAAGACTTTTTTGTGGGGTATTCTCCGGAAAGAATTAATCCGGGAGATAAAAAACATACCGTAGAAAAAATATTAAAAGTGACTTCTGGCTCTACAAAAGAAGTAGGAGAAAAAGTTAATGATTTGTATGCGTCTGTAATTACTGCTGGTACACATTTAGCACCTACGATTAAAGTAGCGGAAGCTGCAAAAGTGATCGAAAATTCTCAAAGAGATATTAATATTGCGTTTGTAAATGAGTTGGCTAAGATTTTTGGGCTGATGAATATCAATACACAAGATGTTTTAGAGGCTGCAGGTACAAAGTGGAATTTTTTACCTTTTAAGCCAGGTTTAGTTGGTGGACATTGTATTGGCGTAGATCCTTATTATTTAGCTCAAAAAGCACAAGAATATGGCTATCATCCAGAAATTATTTTGGCAGGTAGACGTGTAAATGATGGAATGGGAAGGTATGTAGCGTCGGAAGTTGCTAAATTGATGATTCAGCGTGATATGGAAGTAAAAGGGGCTGAAATATTGGTTTTAGGAATTACTTTTAAAGAGAACTGTCCGGATGTGAGAAATACAAAGGCAGTAGATCTTATTTATGAATTAAAAGAGTATGGAGCTAATGTAACTATTTTTGATCCTCATGCAAATGAAAGTGAAGTTCAAAGAGAGTACCAGTTAGAATCGAGTATTGTTTTACCTAAAAAGAAATTTGATGCTGTTATATTAGTTGTGGCACATAAAGAGTTTCTTAAATTGGATTTTACTGAATTAAAAAAAGAAAAATCAATTGTATACGATGTGAAGAATTTTTTAGATTCTAAACTTGTAGATAAATCACTATAA
- a CDS encoding SDR family oxidoreductase codes for MDIKLSGKKILVTGGAGFIGSNLCEVLLEKKNTVVCLDNFSTGKRENIEPLKENPNFTLINGDIRCLEDCMLAASGVDYILHQAALGSVPRSIKDPITTNDVNVTGFLNMLVAARDNNVKRFVFAASSSTYGDSESLPKVEDVIGKPLSPYAVTKYVNELYADVFGKTYGLETIGLRYFNVFGRKQDANGAYAAVIPKFVNQFMNLESPIVNGDGTFSRDFTYIDNVIQANLLSLVADKEAANEIYNVAFGDRNTLIDLCDSLKGFLSNYNPKIKDVEVVFGPNRIGDIPHSHADISKAKKLLNYNPKFSLKEGLKESIDWYWENLNK; via the coding sequence ATGGATATAAAGTTATCAGGAAAAAAAATACTTGTTACAGGTGGAGCTGGTTTTATAGGTTCTAACCTTTGCGAGGTTTTACTTGAGAAAAAGAATACAGTGGTTTGTTTAGATAACTTTTCTACAGGAAAAAGAGAAAATATAGAGCCTCTAAAAGAAAACCCAAACTTTACGTTGATTAATGGAGATATTAGGTGTTTAGAAGATTGTATGTTGGCAGCTTCTGGTGTCGATTATATTTTGCACCAAGCCGCATTAGGTTCTGTGCCAAGATCAATTAAAGATCCTATTACCACAAATGATGTTAATGTTACCGGTTTTCTAAATATGTTAGTAGCGGCAAGAGACAATAATGTAAAAAGATTTGTTTTTGCAGCAAGTTCATCTACGTATGGAGATTCTGAATCGTTACCAAAAGTAGAAGATGTAATTGGGAAGCCGTTGTCTCCTTATGCAGTTACCAAATATGTTAATGAATTGTATGCCGATGTTTTTGGTAAAACGTATGGTTTGGAAACAATTGGATTAAGATATTTTAATGTTTTTGGTAGAAAGCAAGATGCGAACGGGGCGTATGCAGCTGTAATACCTAAGTTTGTAAATCAGTTTATGAATTTAGAATCTCCGATTGTAAATGGAGATGGAACTTTTTCTAGAGATTTCACCTATATAGATAACGTTATTCAGGCAAACTTACTCAGTTTAGTGGCGGATAAAGAAGCTGCAAACGAAATATATAACGTAGCATTTGGAGATCGGAATACTTTAATAGATTTATGTGATTCTTTAAAGGGGTTTTTATCGAATTACAATCCGAAAATTAAGGACGTAGAAGTGGTTTTTGGTCCTAATAGAATTGGAGACATTCCGCATTCTCACGCAGATATATCAAAAGCTAAGAAATTATTAAATTATAATCCAAAATTTTCTTTAAAAGAAGGATTAAAAGAATCAATAGATTGGTATTGGGAAAACTTAAATAAATGA
- a CDS encoding bifunctional folylpolyglutamate synthase/dihydrofolate synthase has product MNYQQTLDWMFAQLPMYQKEGKTAFKKDLTNTLALSKELDFLEKKFKSIHVGGTNGKGSTSHMLASILQEAGYKVGLYTSPHLKNFTERIRINGLEIPETKVLSFVKKHKAFLEIQRLSFFEMTVGLAFDYFAEEKVDIAIIEVGLGGRLDSTNIITPEVSVITNIGLDHTQFLGETLPEIAFEKAGIIKDNIPVVIGEEQETVKKVFIAKAEECKAPIYFASDDGKSYRTDLLGDYQKKNTKTAVAAIQKLKGFTISSENIEQGLLKVVENTNLKGRWQILQEQPKVICDTAHNKDGLSIVLKQLEKESFKKIHFVLGVVSDKKLEEVLPLFPKDAHYYFCKPDIPRGMCEAVLQEQAKEFHLIGKKYPSVKEAFEDALLNANQGDIIYVGGSTFVVAEII; this is encoded by the coding sequence ATGAATTATCAACAAACATTAGATTGGATGTTTGCGCAATTACCTATGTATCAAAAAGAAGGTAAAACGGCATTCAAAAAAGATTTAACCAACACTTTAGCGCTTTCAAAAGAATTGGATTTTCTAGAAAAGAAGTTCAAATCTATTCATGTTGGAGGTACCAACGGAAAAGGCTCTACAAGCCATATGTTGGCTTCTATTTTACAAGAAGCAGGTTATAAAGTAGGTTTATATACGTCTCCTCACTTAAAAAACTTTACAGAAAGAATTAGAATTAATGGCCTTGAAATTCCTGAAACAAAAGTTTTATCGTTTGTAAAAAAACACAAAGCATTTTTAGAAATACAAAGGTTGTCGTTTTTTGAAATGACGGTAGGTTTGGCTTTTGATTATTTCGCAGAAGAAAAAGTAGACATTGCCATTATTGAAGTCGGTTTGGGAGGAAGATTAGATTCTACGAACATTATTACTCCAGAGGTTTCTGTAATTACGAACATAGGTTTAGATCATACGCAGTTTTTGGGAGAAACATTACCTGAAATCGCTTTTGAGAAAGCAGGTATTATAAAAGATAATATTCCGGTTGTAATTGGGGAGGAGCAAGAAACGGTTAAAAAGGTTTTTATTGCGAAAGCGGAAGAATGCAAAGCGCCTATTTATTTTGCTTCGGATGATGGTAAAAGTTACAGAACAGATTTGTTGGGCGATTATCAAAAGAAAAATACAAAAACAGCTGTTGCGGCCATTCAAAAATTAAAAGGATTCACGATATCTTCAGAAAACATCGAACAAGGATTGTTGAAGGTTGTTGAGAACACCAATTTAAAAGGTAGGTGGCAGATTTTACAAGAGCAACCAAAAGTAATTTGCGATACTGCGCATAATAAAGATGGTTTAAGTATTGTTTTAAAACAATTAGAAAAAGAATCATTTAAAAAGATACATTTTGTTTTAGGAGTTGTTTCTGATAAGAAATTAGAAGAGGTTTTACCACTTTTTCCTAAAGACGCACATTATTATTTTTGTAAACCAGATATTCCAAGAGGTATGTGTGAAGCTGTTTTGCAAGAACAAGCAAAAGAATTTCATTTAATTGGAAAAAAATATCCTTCGGTAAAAGAAGCGTTTGAAGATGCGTTACTAAATGCAAATCAGGGAGATATCATTTATGTAGGAGGAAGTACTTTTGTGGTGGCTGAAATTATTTAA